The following are encoded in a window of Drosophila simulans strain w501 chromosome 3L, Prin_Dsim_3.1, whole genome shotgun sequence genomic DNA:
- the LOC27207496 gene encoding midnolin homolog isoform X2, with protein sequence MSRMKSKKAVNQKKPVKLSLAEFHNQLDKMQTAKSCEKTSAENRKHFFWNASGMANGTRGRGVCCEKLSIVAQKEERAIVQNGATTKARGVFQSTVKNVAQRKNHSEKPDNSKSANQSVKPENSDIKITLLQRPNPKDATQGRSKKRVRSARRIPTPPRKVPKELEDLDRMTSADFRHDTAARLDVMRNRQKDQEHMYFFQNVIHHQRHLIKDRTILVLCCGTGTLALMAARMGAKRVYAVDYSTMLSVQTAGCAGMERLGVPTRTSLSTPPDDRDQFRCRMRVDALQARELLAVRGETVIRGAGNNQHQQQHHLHHSSSSSNKQQHSHHQQQRMTTPSTHNSGGGGGGGGGGGAAGGDHQHHHHQHQLGNNSSSNNNNSISSNVARGGIEATTLKYGNTGSGSGSGCYKGDCGNSSSGSSCSSLQSHSNDHHQHYQYQLQQQQTPRCPHHVPLPDSEYGQDRHLQIRSSYQQSEITRSYTKPPPNKTVRDVPEQISAGGCGVSSSSYRLTTLQAASSTYTPAGVSVSASSSSSKSKPNAITKFFSRISSPKSPPSCTMTSVATASPASSVSMSSSASSLASSACVSTSSSASSLAAAPTLPVSNASLLKSTACGYGTNPSGIYAGLGPSTQLLTSLGTGTSGNCSPERIPTPPLSVSVPIGAGLQPLRSSSSGSSSSTASLAAVETTTTTATTQSSFAAGATGDLPLTTMSRNNSNSSMMSYHCSCNSRNCSHCAANS encoded by the exons ATGTCTAGAATGAAGAGTAAAAAAGCAGTCAATCAAAAGAAACCTGTAAAACTAAGTCTGGCCGAGTTTCACAATCAGCTGGATaaaatgcaaactgcaaaGTCTTGTGAAAAGACGAGCGCGGAGAACcgtaaacattttttctgGAATGCCAGTGGAATGGCCAATGGAACTCGTGGTCGTGGCGTTTGTTGTGAAAAGCTTTCAATAGTTGCCCAAAAGGAGGAACGTGCTATAGTTCAGAATGGAGCCACTACCAAAGCGAGAGGGGTATTTCAAAGTACCGTGAAAAATGTGGCACAGCGAAAGAATCATTCTGAAAAACCGGATAATTCCAAGAGTGCAAATCAATCCGTAAAACCCGAAAACAGCGACATCAAAATAACATTACTGCAGAGACCTAATCCCAAGGATGCAACCCAAGGACGGAGCAAAAAGCGAGTTCGATCCGCTCGCCGGATTCCCACGCCGCCAAGAAAGGTGCCCAAGGAACTGGAGGATCTGGATCGCATGACTTCAGCGGATTTTCGGCACGACACCGCCGCTCGTCTGGATGTAATGCGAAACCGGCAGAAGGATCAGGAACACATGTACTTCTTTCAAAACGTCATCCATCACCAACGGCATCTCATCAAGGATCGCACAATCCTGGTCCTCTGCTGTGGCACTGGAACACTGGCCCTTATGGCAGCCCGAATGGGAGCAAAACGGGTGTACGCCGTGGACTACTCGACG ATGCTATCGGTACAGACGGCCGGCTGCGCGGGAATGGAGCGGCTCGGCGTTCCGACCCGCACATCTTTGAGCACACCACCCGATGATAG GGATCAATTTAGATGTAGAATGCGCGTGGATGCGCTCCAGGCACGTGAGCTTCTGGCTGTACGTGGCGAGACTGTGATTCGCGGCGCCGGCAACaatcagcaccagcagcaacaccatctCCAtcacagcagcagtagcagcaacaagcaacaacattcccaccaccagcaacaacgCATGACAACTCCAAGCACGCACAactccggcggcggcggcggcggcggaggaggaggaggagcagcaggcggtgaccaccaacaccaccatcaccaacaCCAGCtgggcaacaacagcagcagcaacaacaacaatagtaTTAGCAGTAATGTGGCGCGCGGCGGCATAGAAGCCACCACGCTGAAGTACGGAAACACGGGCAGCGGGAGCGGTAGTGGTTGCTATAAGGGCGACTGCGGCAACTCCTCAAGCGGATCCTCGTGCAGTTCGCTGCAGAGCCACAGCAACGACCACCACCAACATTACCAGtaccagctgcagcagcagcaaactcCCCGCTGTCCCCATCACGTACCACTGCCGGACAGCGAGTACGGACAGGATCGACACCTGCAGATCAGGAGCAGCTATCAG CAATCGGAGATCACCAGATCGTACACGAAACCGCCGCCCAACAAGACGGTGCGGGATGTGCCCGAGCAGATCTCGGCGGGCGGCTGTGGcgtctccagctccagctacCGTCTCACCACGCTCCAGGCCGCCTCCTCCACGTACACGCCAGCGGGAGTGTCAGTGTCCGCCTCCTCATCGTCCAGCAAATCGAAGCCGAATGCCATAACCAAGTTCTTCTCGCGGATCAGTTCGCCCAAGTCGCCGCCGAGCTGTACAATGACCTCGGTCGCCACAGCTTCCCCAGCATCCTCCGTCTCCATGTCGTCGTCCGCCTCCTCGCTAGCCTCCTCCGCCTGTGTGTCCACCTCGTCGTCGGCCTCCTCACTGGCTGCTGCACCCACGCTGCCGGTGTCCAATGCATCCCTGCTGAAGAGCACGGCCTGTGGCTATGGCACAAATCCCAGCGGGATCTACGCAGGCCTGGGACCGAGCACGCAACTGCTTACGAGCCTGGGAACCGGTACAAGCGGCAACTGCAGTCCCGAACGGATACCCACACCACCGTTGTCCGTCTCCGTGCCAATCGGAGCTGGCCTACAGCCGctgaggagcagcagcagcgggagtAGCAGCAGTACCGCCAGCCTAGCCGCCGTCGAGACAACCACAACTACAGCCACCACTCAGTCTTCCTTTGCCGCCGGAGCGACGGGGGATCTCCCGCTGACCACGATGAGCCGCAATAATTCCAACTCTAGCATGATGAGCTACCACTGCAGCTGCAATAGCCGGAATTGCAGCCACTGTGCGGCCAACTCATAA
- the LOC27207496 gene encoding secreted protein C isoform X3: MLSVQTAGCAGMERLGVPTRTSLSTPPDDRDQFRCRMRVDALQARELLAVRGETVIRGAGNNQHQQQHHLHHSSSSSNKQQHSHHQQQRMTTPSTHNSGGGGGGGGGGGAAGGDHQHHHHQHQLGNNSSSNNNNSISSNVARGGIEATTLKYGNTGSGSGSGCYKGDCGNSSSGSSCSSLQSHSNDHHQHYQYQLQQQQTPRCPHHVPLPDSEYGQDRHLQIRSSYQQSEITRSYTKPPPNKTVRDVPEQISAGGCGVSSSSYRLTTLQAASSTYTPAGVSVSASSSSSKSKPNAITKFFSRISSPKSPPSCTMTSVATASPASSVSMSSSASSLASSACVSTSSSASSLAAAPTLPVSNASLLKSTACGYGTNPSGIYAGLGPSTQLLTSLGTGTSGNCSPERIPTPPLSVSVPIGAGLQPLRSSSSGSSSSTASLAAVETTTTTATTQSSFAAGATGDLPLTTMSRNNSNSSMMSYHCSCNSRNCSHCAANS; this comes from the exons ATGCTATCGGTACAGACGGCCGGCTGCGCGGGAATGGAGCGGCTCGGCGTTCCGACCCGCACATCTTTGAGCACACCACCCGATGATAG GGATCAATTTAGATGTAGAATGCGCGTGGATGCGCTCCAGGCACGTGAGCTTCTGGCTGTACGTGGCGAGACTGTGATTCGCGGCGCCGGCAACaatcagcaccagcagcaacaccatctCCAtcacagcagcagtagcagcaacaagcaacaacattcccaccaccagcaacaacgCATGACAACTCCAAGCACGCACAactccggcggcggcggcggcggcggaggaggaggaggagcagcaggcggtgaccaccaacaccaccatcaccaacaCCAGCtgggcaacaacagcagcagcaacaacaacaatagtaTTAGCAGTAATGTGGCGCGCGGCGGCATAGAAGCCACCACGCTGAAGTACGGAAACACGGGCAGCGGGAGCGGTAGTGGTTGCTATAAGGGCGACTGCGGCAACTCCTCAAGCGGATCCTCGTGCAGTTCGCTGCAGAGCCACAGCAACGACCACCACCAACATTACCAGtaccagctgcagcagcagcaaactcCCCGCTGTCCCCATCACGTACCACTGCCGGACAGCGAGTACGGACAGGATCGACACCTGCAGATCAGGAGCAGCTATCAG CAATCGGAGATCACCAGATCGTACACGAAACCGCCGCCCAACAAGACGGTGCGGGATGTGCCCGAGCAGATCTCGGCGGGCGGCTGTGGcgtctccagctccagctacCGTCTCACCACGCTCCAGGCCGCCTCCTCCACGTACACGCCAGCGGGAGTGTCAGTGTCCGCCTCCTCATCGTCCAGCAAATCGAAGCCGAATGCCATAACCAAGTTCTTCTCGCGGATCAGTTCGCCCAAGTCGCCGCCGAGCTGTACAATGACCTCGGTCGCCACAGCTTCCCCAGCATCCTCCGTCTCCATGTCGTCGTCCGCCTCCTCGCTAGCCTCCTCCGCCTGTGTGTCCACCTCGTCGTCGGCCTCCTCACTGGCTGCTGCACCCACGCTGCCGGTGTCCAATGCATCCCTGCTGAAGAGCACGGCCTGTGGCTATGGCACAAATCCCAGCGGGATCTACGCAGGCCTGGGACCGAGCACGCAACTGCTTACGAGCCTGGGAACCGGTACAAGCGGCAACTGCAGTCCCGAACGGATACCCACACCACCGTTGTCCGTCTCCGTGCCAATCGGAGCTGGCCTACAGCCGctgaggagcagcagcagcgggagtAGCAGCAGTACCGCCAGCCTAGCCGCCGTCGAGACAACCACAACTACAGCCACCACTCAGTCTTCCTTTGCCGCCGGAGCGACGGGGGATCTCCCGCTGACCACGATGAGCCGCAATAATTCCAACTCTAGCATGATGAGCTACCACTGCAGCTGCAATAGCCGGAATTGCAGCCACTGTGCGGCCAACTCATAA